One window of the Pseudomonas sihuiensis genome contains the following:
- a CDS encoding DUF2333 family protein → MLDWKNRATNSQDGAAKTSGGGRSGGSLIARALGGLIGVYLLIALVVGWYWSQEPSAFQVQQHAQNSAQQAQRQMVTGYTSVETLKQVASTLLDKPGGYLSNDLAPPGLWLDNMPSWEYGVLVQVRDFSRALRKDFARSQSQSTEDPDLAKAEPRFHFDNKSWALPASESEYRDGIKSLDRYLARLADPAQRNAQFYARADNLNNWLGDAGTRLGSLSQRLSASVGQVRLNEKLQVGSDAEESGLIGEGGVYETPWLQIDNVFYEARGQAWALAHLLRAIEVDFADVLAKKNATVSVRQIIRELEAAQATLWSPMILNGSGYGVLANHSLVMANYISRANAGMIDLRQLLSQG, encoded by the coding sequence ATGCTGGACTGGAAGAATCGCGCGACGAACTCGCAAGACGGCGCCGCCAAGACCTCAGGGGGCGGTCGCAGTGGCGGCAGCCTGATTGCCCGAGCTCTGGGCGGCCTGATCGGTGTCTATCTGCTGATCGCCTTGGTGGTCGGTTGGTACTGGAGTCAGGAACCGTCTGCCTTCCAGGTCCAGCAGCATGCGCAGAATTCGGCGCAGCAGGCGCAACGGCAGATGGTCACCGGTTACACCTCGGTGGAAACCCTCAAGCAGGTCGCCAGCACGCTGCTCGACAAGCCGGGCGGCTATCTGTCCAACGATCTTGCGCCACCCGGTCTGTGGCTGGACAACATGCCGAGCTGGGAATACGGCGTGCTGGTGCAGGTACGCGATTTCTCGCGTGCGCTGCGCAAGGACTTCGCCCGTTCGCAGTCGCAGTCCACCGAGGACCCGGACCTGGCCAAGGCCGAGCCGCGTTTTCACTTCGACAACAAGAGCTGGGCGTTGCCGGCGTCCGAGTCCGAGTATCGCGATGGCATCAAGTCGCTGGACCGCTACCTCGCTCGTCTGGCCGACCCGGCGCAGAGAAACGCGCAGTTCTATGCGCGTGCCGACAACCTCAACAACTGGCTGGGTGATGCCGGCACACGTCTTGGCTCGCTGTCCCAGCGCCTGTCCGCCAGCGTGGGTCAGGTGCGCCTGAACGAGAAACTGCAGGTGGGCAGCGATGCCGAAGAGTCCGGGCTGATTGGTGAAGGCGGCGTTTACGAGACGCCCTGGCTGCAGATCGATAACGTGTTCTACGAGGCTCGCGGCCAGGCCTGGGCGCTGGCTCATCTGCTACGCGCCATCGAGGTGGACTTCGCCGACGTGCTGGCGAAAAAGAACGCCACCGTCAGTGTGCGCCAGATTATTCGTGAGCTGGAGGCCGCGCAGGCCACCCTGTGGAGCCCGATGATCCTCAACGGCAGCGGTTACGGTGTTCTGGCCAACCACTCGTTGGTGATGGCCAACTACATCTCCCGCGCCAATGCCGGCATGATCGATCTGCGTCAGTTGCTGAGCCAGGGTTGA
- a CDS encoding NUDIX hydrolase: MVAISAAEAAHRAASDRERVAWVDEHDRPLGGVSRAEMRERRLIGRGTYILLFNTAGLLCVHRRTLSKALYPGYWDVAAGGMVLEGEDYRLSAERELAEELGIVDADLVEHAHFLYDAPESRLWCMAYSAVSDAPLVLQPEEVLEARFISVEQALEETHRLSYCPDSLAALERYINRPLAAS, translated from the coding sequence ATGGTCGCCATTTCGGCAGCGGAGGCGGCGCATCGTGCTGCCTCCGACCGCGAGCGGGTGGCCTGGGTTGACGAACACGATCGGCCACTGGGTGGTGTTTCCCGGGCCGAAATGCGCGAGCGCCGGCTGATCGGGCGTGGCACCTACATTCTCCTGTTCAACACGGCCGGTCTGCTGTGTGTGCATCGGCGCACCCTGAGCAAGGCGCTATATCCCGGTTACTGGGACGTGGCGGCCGGCGGCATGGTGCTCGAAGGCGAGGACTACCGCCTCTCCGCTGAGCGTGAATTGGCCGAGGAACTGGGCATCGTCGATGCCGACCTGGTCGAGCATGCGCACTTTCTCTATGACGCTCCGGAAAGTCGCCTGTGGTGCATGGCCTATTCGGCGGTATCCGATGCGCCGCTGGTGTTGCAGCCGGAAGAAGTACTGGAAGCGCGCTTTATCAGCGTCGAGCAGGCGCTGGAAGAAACCCATCGTCTGTCCTATTGCCCCGATTCGCTGGCGGCGCTGGAGCGCTACATAAACAGGCCGCTTGCGGCTAGCTGA
- a CDS encoding translation initiation factor Sui1, translating to MVKKASSFSALSGLVYSTDGGRHCPDCNQAVDACICKQTRIPDGDGIARVRRETKGRGGKTVTTVSGVPLAEEPLKELASALKKRCGTGGALKDGVIEIQGDHVDLLLAELSKRGFTAKKSGG from the coding sequence GTGGTCAAGAAAGCCTCTTCATTCTCCGCCCTGAGCGGTCTCGTCTATTCCACCGATGGCGGTCGCCATTGCCCGGATTGCAACCAGGCGGTGGATGCCTGCATCTGCAAACAGACACGCATTCCCGATGGCGACGGTATTGCCCGTGTGCGCCGTGAGACCAAGGGCCGTGGCGGCAAGACCGTCACCACCGTCAGCGGCGTGCCGCTGGCCGAGGAGCCGCTCAAGGAGCTGGCCAGCGCCTTGAAGAAACGCTGCGGCACCGGCGGCGCACTCAAGGACGGGGTGATCGAGATTCAGGGTGATCACGTCGATCTGCTGTTGGCCGAGCTGAGCAAACGCGGGTTTACCGCGAAGAAGTCCGGCGGCTGA
- the speA gene encoding arginine decarboxylase: MSARRTRKDDGSQWTVADSRSVYGIRHWGAGYFSINDAGRIEVRPNGPDSQPIDLYQQVDELRQSGLSLPLLVRFPDILQDRVRRLTGAFDASIERLEYQSRYTALYPIKVNQQEAVIENIIATQNVSIGLEAGSKPELLAVLALAPKGGTIVCNGYKDREFIRLALMGQKLGHNVFIVIEKESEVALVIEEAADLKVAPQIGLRVRLSSLASSKWADTGGEKSKFGLSAAQILQVVERFRAAGLDQGIRLLHFHMGSQIANIADYRKGFREAIRYYGELRAMGLPVDHIDVGGGLGVDYDGTHSRNASSINYDMQDYADAVVDMLKEFCDRQEIPHPHIFSESGRAMTAHHAVLLVQVTDVERHNDKVPEIDASVEQPEVLQVLIELLEDSDPEMVAETYWRATHYIEEVAAQYSAGKLSLAQKALAEQCYFAICRRLHNQLKARQRSHRAVLDELNDKLADKYICNFSVFQSLPDTWAIGQILPILPLSRLDEEPLRRAVLQDLTCDSDGKIRQYVDEQSIETSLPVHEIREGEDYVLGIFLVGAYQEILGDMHNLFGDTDSVNIYQGADGSVVHAGIETHDTIEDMLRYVHLSPEELMTHYRDKVASAKISARERTQFLDALRLGLTRSSYLAS, translated from the coding sequence ATGTCCGCACGACGCACCCGCAAAGACGACGGCAGCCAATGGACCGTAGCCGATAGCCGTAGTGTCTATGGCATTCGCCATTGGGGCGCCGGTTACTTTTCGATCAACGATGCCGGACGTATCGAAGTGCGTCCCAATGGGCCGGACAGCCAGCCCATCGATCTTTATCAGCAGGTCGACGAGCTGCGTCAGAGCGGCCTGTCGCTGCCGCTGCTGGTGCGTTTCCCGGACATTCTGCAAGATCGCGTGCGCCGCCTGACCGGTGCCTTCGACGCCAGTATCGAGCGCCTGGAGTACCAGAGCCGTTACACCGCGCTGTACCCGATCAAGGTCAACCAGCAGGAAGCGGTGATCGAGAACATCATCGCCACGCAGAACGTCTCCATCGGCCTCGAAGCCGGCTCCAAGCCCGAGCTGCTGGCCGTGCTGGCGCTGGCGCCGAAGGGCGGCACCATCGTCTGCAACGGTTACAAGGACCGCGAGTTCATCCGCCTGGCGCTGATGGGGCAAAAGCTCGGCCACAACGTGTTCATCGTCATCGAGAAAGAGTCGGAAGTCGCCCTGGTGATCGAGGAGGCCGCTGACCTCAAGGTCGCGCCGCAGATCGGCCTGCGCGTGCGCCTGTCCTCGCTGGCATCTTCCAAGTGGGCCGACACTGGTGGCGAGAAGTCCAAGTTCGGTCTGTCTGCCGCGCAGATCCTGCAGGTGGTGGAGCGCTTCCGCGCTGCCGGGCTGGATCAGGGCATCCGCCTGCTGCACTTTCACATGGGTTCGCAGATCGCCAACATCGCCGACTACCGCAAGGGCTTCCGCGAGGCCATCCGCTACTACGGCGAGCTTCGCGCCATGGGCCTGCCGGTCGATCATATCGACGTCGGCGGCGGTCTCGGTGTGGACTACGACGGTACCCATTCGCGCAATGCCAGCTCGATCAACTACGACATGCAGGACTACGCCGATGCTGTGGTCGACATGCTCAAGGAGTTCTGCGACCGCCAGGAAATCCCCCATCCGCACATCTTCTCCGAGAGCGGCCGGGCGATGACCGCGCACCATGCCGTGCTGCTGGTGCAGGTCACCGACGTCGAGCGGCACAACGACAAGGTGCCGGAGATCGACGCCAGCGTCGAGCAGCCGGAAGTGTTGCAGGTGCTGATCGAACTACTGGAAGACAGCGACCCGGAAATGGTCGCCGAGACCTACTGGCGCGCCACCCACTACATCGAGGAAGTGGCTGCGCAGTATTCGGCTGGCAAGCTCAGCCTGGCGCAGAAGGCGCTGGCCGAGCAGTGTTACTTCGCCATCTGCCGTCGCCTGCACAACCAGCTCAAGGCGCGTCAGCGCTCGCACCGTGCGGTGCTCGACGAGCTCAACGACAAGCTGGCCGACAAGTACATCTGCAACTTCTCGGTATTCCAGAGCCTGCCGGACACCTGGGCTATCGGCCAGATTCTGCCGATCCTGCCGCTGTCACGCCTGGACGAAGAGCCGCTGCGCCGCGCCGTGCTGCAGGACCTGACCTGCGACTCCGACGGCAAGATCCGTCAGTACGTCGACGAGCAGTCGATCGAGACCAGCCTGCCAGTGCACGAGATCCGCGAGGGTGAGGACTATGTGCTGGGCATCTTCCTGGTCGGCGCCTATCAGGAAATCCTTGGCGATATGCACAACCTGTTCGGCGATACCGACTCGGTGAACATCTACCAGGGCGCCGATGGCAGCGTGGTGCATGCCGGCATCGAGACCCACGACACCATCGAGGACATGCTGCGCTACGTGCACCTGTCGCCGGAAGAGCTGATGACCCACTACCGCGACAAGGTGGCCAGCGCCAAGATCAGTGCCCGTGAACGTACGCAGTTCCTCGATGCCTTGCGTCTGGGACTGACCCGCTCGTCCTACCTGGCGTCGTAA
- a CDS encoding DUF2214 family protein: MAAALVAYLHFLAIFALFALLSIEHVLFKAPLDLSRARSLMITDLVYGICAGLVLATGVARVLWFGKGATYYMGNSLFHAKLGLFILVGLLSILPTVVFIKWRKTVKAGQVPAPSARQVRLVTWSIRIELLLLLVIPLLATLMARGYGVIG; encoded by the coding sequence ATGGCCGCCGCACTCGTCGCCTATCTGCATTTTCTGGCGATCTTCGCCCTGTTCGCCCTGCTCAGCATCGAACACGTGCTGTTCAAGGCGCCGCTGGATCTGTCCCGTGCGCGCAGCCTGATGATCACCGACCTGGTCTACGGCATCTGTGCCGGTCTAGTGCTGGCCACCGGTGTCGCCCGCGTGCTGTGGTTCGGCAAGGGCGCCACCTATTACATGGGCAACAGCCTGTTCCATGCGAAGTTAGGGCTGTTCATCCTGGTTGGCCTGCTGTCGATCCTGCCCACGGTGGTGTTCATCAAATGGCGCAAAACCGTGAAGGCAGGTCAGGTGCCCGCGCCCAGCGCTCGGCAGGTACGCCTGGTGACCTGGAGCATCCGCATCGAACTGCTGCTGTTGCTGGTGATACCGCTGCTGGCGACGCTGATGGCGCGCGGTTATGGCGTCATTGGCTGA
- a CDS encoding sensor domain-containing diguanylate cyclase: protein MLSAELPHNEVQRQQALERQDLLDTPADPYLDTLTRIARELFAVKTVLISLIDNDRQWFMSRQGLELAETPRCISFCAHAILQDDALVIEDTHLDFRFADNPVVLQSPFIRFYAGQPLHDEDGQTLGTLCLIDPQPRGLDVCERRQLRDMAQLVEGYLRLRHSSRQAEQLRAALSRAQRKAMLDALTQLWNRAGLLHFLPQQQAAAERTGLRLGLLFCDLDHFKQVNDRHGHAAGDQVLWQSARRLSAAVRPQDVVARNGGEEFVILALVHDSTELLQIAERMRLAIAEPAMELDGAQLSQTASVGCALLAPGETAADALERADQALYRAKRGGRNRCEFAATDK from the coding sequence ATGCTCAGCGCTGAGCTGCCGCACAACGAAGTACAACGTCAACAGGCCCTGGAGCGCCAGGACCTGCTCGACACCCCGGCCGATCCCTACCTGGACACACTGACCCGTATCGCCCGTGAACTGTTCGCGGTGAAGACGGTGCTGATCAGCCTGATCGACAACGACCGGCAGTGGTTCATGAGCCGCCAGGGCCTGGAACTCGCCGAGACCCCAAGGTGCATCTCCTTCTGCGCCCACGCCATCCTGCAAGACGACGCCCTGGTGATCGAGGACACCCACCTGGACTTTCGCTTCGCCGACAACCCGGTGGTGCTGCAATCGCCTTTTATCCGCTTCTACGCCGGCCAGCCGCTGCATGACGAAGACGGCCAGACCCTCGGCACCCTGTGCCTGATCGACCCGCAGCCGCGCGGCTTAGATGTCTGCGAGCGGCGTCAGCTGCGCGACATGGCACAACTGGTGGAGGGCTATCTGCGCCTGCGCCACAGCTCGCGCCAGGCCGAACAGCTGCGCGCAGCACTGAGTCGCGCGCAGCGCAAGGCCATGCTCGACGCGCTGACCCAGCTGTGGAATCGCGCCGGCCTGCTGCACTTTCTGCCCCAGCAGCAGGCCGCGGCCGAACGCACCGGCCTGCGCCTGGGCCTGCTGTTCTGCGACCTCGACCACTTCAAGCAGGTCAATGACCGCCATGGCCACGCCGCTGGTGATCAGGTGCTGTGGCAGAGCGCACGACGCCTGAGCGCGGCGGTGCGCCCGCAGGATGTGGTCGCCCGCAACGGCGGCGAAGAATTCGTGATTCTCGCCCTGGTACACGACAGCACCGAACTGCTGCAGATCGCCGAACGCATGCGCCTGGCCATCGCCGAGCCGGCCATGGAGCTGGACGGCGCCCAGTTGAGCCAGACCGCCAGCGTCGGCTGCGCCCTGCTGGCGCCCGGCGAAACCGCCGCCGACGCCCTGGAACGGGCCGACCAGGCGCTGTACCGGGCCAAGCGCGGCGGTCGCAATCGCTGCGAATTCGCCGCAACCGATAAATAA
- a CDS encoding MATE family efflux transporter, which yields MSALLDAWRHTPTQRKVWALAAPMILSNLSVPLVALVDTAVVGHLPHAHQLAAVAVGGSLYTLLTWAMGFLRMGSTGFAAQAAGRGDGSALRQVLVQGLGLGVLLALLLGLLALPFSNAALSLMQPSAELDQLARQYFQIRLLGLPASLATYALIGWLLGTQSARGPLAILLTANLINVALDLLFVLGLEWGVAGAAWASVIAEWSGALLGLWLARGALAHYPGRLDSSALRRWSNWRPLLAVNRDIFIRTLALQLVFFLITVKGTRLGDATVAANALLLNGLTLTAYALDGLAHAVEALCGHALGARDRAALRRSLLVAGAWSLLASAGFALFFLFGGHWFVGMLTNISEVRELALNFLPYLALLPLLAVWSYLLDGLFIGATRAREMRDAMLIALALALPLGWALQALGNHGLWLAFLAFMGLRSLVLAGYAWHLSRRDQWFPPLPAGETAHAQR from the coding sequence ATGTCCGCCCTGCTCGATGCCTGGCGCCACACCCCGACCCAGCGCAAGGTCTGGGCACTGGCGGCGCCGATGATTCTCTCCAACCTCTCGGTGCCGCTGGTGGCGCTGGTCGACACCGCCGTGGTCGGCCACTTGCCGCATGCCCACCAGTTGGCTGCCGTGGCGGTGGGCGGCAGCCTCTACACCCTGCTGACCTGGGCCATGGGCTTTCTGCGCATGGGCAGCACCGGTTTCGCCGCCCAGGCTGCAGGCCGCGGGGATGGCAGCGCCTTGCGTCAGGTACTCGTGCAGGGGCTCGGCCTGGGTGTACTCCTGGCCTTGCTCCTGGGCCTGCTGGCTTTGCCCTTCAGTAATGCCGCACTGAGTCTGATGCAACCCTCGGCCGAACTGGATCAACTGGCGCGCCAGTATTTCCAGATCCGTCTGCTCGGCCTGCCCGCCAGCCTGGCGACCTATGCCCTGATCGGCTGGCTGCTGGGCACGCAGAGCGCCCGTGGTCCGCTGGCCATCCTACTGACGGCCAACCTGATCAACGTGGCGCTCGACCTGCTGTTCGTGCTCGGTCTCGAATGGGGTGTAGCCGGCGCGGCCTGGGCCTCGGTGATCGCCGAATGGAGTGGCGCCCTGCTCGGCCTGTGGCTGGCCCGCGGTGCACTCGCACACTATCCTGGCCGCCTCGACAGTAGCGCGCTGAGACGCTGGAGCAACTGGCGTCCGTTGCTGGCGGTCAACCGCGATATCTTCATCCGCACCCTGGCGCTACAGTTGGTGTTCTTCCTGATCACCGTGAAAGGCACGCGCCTCGGCGATGCCACGGTGGCGGCCAACGCGCTGCTGCTCAATGGCCTGACGCTGACCGCCTACGCCCTCGACGGACTGGCACATGCCGTCGAGGCCCTTTGCGGCCACGCGCTGGGCGCGCGTGATCGCGCTGCGCTGCGCCGTTCGCTGCTGGTGGCCGGTGCCTGGTCGCTGCTGGCCAGCGCCGGCTTCGCCCTGTTCTTCCTTTTCGGCGGGCACTGGTTCGTCGGCATGCTCACCAATATCTCCGAAGTGCGCGAACTAGCGCTAAACTTCCTACCCTACCTCGCGCTGTTGCCGCTGCTAGCGGTGTGGAGCTACCTGCTCGACGGTCTGTTCATCGGTGCCACCCGAGCCCGAGAAATGCGCGACGCCATGCTGATTGCCCTGGCGCTGGCCCTGCCGCTGGGCTGGGCTCTGCAGGCGCTGGGCAACCACGGCTTGTGGCTGGCCTTTCTCGCCTTCATGGGGCTACGGAGCCTAGTGCTGGCTGGCTATGCTTGGCACTTGAGTCGTCGCGACCAATGGTTCCCCCCACTGCCAGCAGGAGAGACCGCCCATGCTCAGCGCTGA